The proteins below are encoded in one region of Megasphaera vaginalis (ex Bordigoni et al. 2020):
- a CDS encoding TonB family protein, translating into MKNLSWMKAYTASVILHLLLIGIGVVVFSGTVMEKEQLYVIDLQTGEVISQGSGHAGGGGGSAVDFPEPLKAEDVEKRLAEVEKTQPVAPSPAPPAVPETATGSQQTPAASEAHGEGSGAGSGEGSGLGAGQGNGSGDGQGYGEGSGSGQGSGDGNVSGTGTQPFDVEGFWGAVNGNKQYPPMAIKRHLEGTVIIMTTLDGGGNCLGVSVAASSGHDILDNAAVKAAYAACPFPNASGRTVTVQTSVHFGLNE; encoded by the coding sequence GTGAAGAATTTATCATGGATGAAGGCCTATACTGCTTCCGTGATTCTTCATCTCCTGTTGATCGGCATCGGTGTTGTTGTTTTTTCCGGTACGGTGATGGAAAAGGAGCAGCTGTATGTCATTGATTTGCAGACTGGCGAGGTAATCAGTCAGGGCAGCGGCCATGCCGGCGGCGGTGGCGGCAGCGCCGTCGATTTCCCGGAACCGCTGAAAGCGGAGGATGTGGAAAAACGTTTGGCCGAAGTGGAAAAGACGCAGCCTGTTGCGCCGTCTCCGGCACCGCCGGCGGTGCCGGAGACGGCGACCGGTTCACAGCAAACGCCGGCTGCCTCTGAAGCGCACGGAGAGGGTAGCGGCGCCGGCAGTGGAGAGGGCAGCGGCTTGGGTGCCGGTCAGGGCAACGGCAGTGGAGACGGCCAGGGGTACGGAGAAGGCAGCGGCAGCGGACAGGGGAGCGGTGACGGCAATGTTTCCGGAACCGGTACGCAACCTTTTGACGTGGAAGGATTCTGGGGCGCTGTTAACGGCAATAAGCAATATCCACCAATGGCTATCAAACGTCATTTGGAGGGAACCGTCATAATTATGACGACACTGGACGGCGGGGGGAACTGCCTCGGTGTTTCTGTCGCCGCGTCTTCGGGGCACGATATCCTCGATAATGCGGCTGTCAAGGCCGCATACGCGGCGTGCCCGTTTCCAAATGCGAGCGGCAGAACCGTTACAGTTCAGACGTCGGTTCATTTCGGACTTAATGAGTAA
- a CDS encoding MotA/TolQ/ExbB proton channel family protein, with translation MEGFSYCIHLFHSGGIVMYPLLLLSVITVAIAVERGFYYQTNRSGSKKFFHGVYHAAKTDNWSAAEQLCKEFPTSISRIIAAGLANDASEIAMKDAFAETMAAEAVGFRRYLDYLSAIVTIAPLLGLLGTVTGMINTFSVLDNGAGAMAMTGGVGEALVATATGLCVAIIAFCVYTYFSHQLDTIISDTESLCVSVLNGKMKKWGKDNV, from the coding sequence ATGGAAGGATTTTCGTATTGTATTCATTTGTTTCACAGCGGCGGTATCGTTATGTATCCGCTCTTGCTCTTGTCCGTCATCACGGTGGCAATTGCAGTGGAACGGGGATTTTATTATCAGACGAACCGCAGCGGCTCGAAGAAGTTTTTTCACGGCGTTTATCACGCTGCCAAAACCGATAATTGGTCGGCGGCGGAGCAGCTTTGCAAGGAGTTTCCGACGTCCATCAGCCGAATTATTGCGGCAGGTTTGGCAAATGATGCTTCGGAGATAGCGATGAAGGATGCGTTTGCCGAAACGATGGCGGCTGAAGCTGTCGGCTTCCGCCGTTATCTCGATTACCTCAGCGCTATCGTTACCATTGCGCCGCTTCTGGGACTGCTCGGTACGGTAACAGGAATGATCAATACTTTCAGCGTGCTGGATAACGGCGCCGGCGCCATGGCCATGACGGGCGGTGTCGGCGAAGCGCTGGTCGCTACGGCAACCGGGCTTTGTGTCGCGATCATCGCGTTTTGCGTGTATACCTATTTCAGTCATCAGCTGGACACGATCATTAGCGATACGGAAAGTCTCTGCGTTTCCGTTTTGAACGGAAAAATGAAAAAGTGGGGGAAGGACAATGTTTAA
- a CDS encoding pyridoxamine 5'-phosphate oxidase family protein — protein sequence MGNTLFVYGKKEGSQRLAYRAACILAMSRVVSVAALPELTPYGRIVAVGLSAEECGILAAAVPAKKGKWLALVGAEGEEKDLDLFDFSCAVGDGVDLETIQSVVEALQDAMPPADVLPPSIILARIEDFLRHHNTCALATSYGEDVRNTTIEYGYDNGIVYLFSEGGKKFANIFRNPRVSIAVFDNYIDFSHIGGLRLDGIAAVYEIGHPLYEKGAALRGISVERLAGMAVPLHLIAVTLTAGDFLWHGFKNDGGFAHQRYYWQ from the coding sequence ATGGGAAATACGTTATTTGTTTATGGAAAAAAAGAAGGAAGCCAGCGGCTGGCATATCGCGCAGCCTGCATTTTGGCTATGAGCCGTGTTGTTTCCGTCGCGGCTTTGCCGGAACTGACGCCGTACGGTCGGATCGTCGCCGTCGGTTTGAGTGCGGAAGAGTGCGGAATTTTGGCTGCGGCGGTGCCGGCAAAAAAAGGAAAATGGCTGGCATTGGTTGGAGCCGAGGGGGAGGAAAAAGACCTCGATTTATTTGATTTTTCCTGCGCCGTCGGCGACGGCGTTGATCTGGAAACGATACAGTCGGTTGTCGAAGCGTTGCAGGATGCCATGCCGCCGGCTGATGTGTTGCCGCCGTCAATCATTTTGGCACGGATAGAAGACTTCTTGCGGCACCATAATACTTGTGCGCTGGCAACGTCGTATGGAGAAGATGTCAGAAATACGACGATCGAATATGGTTACGACAACGGCATTGTATACCTGTTCAGTGAAGGGGGCAAAAAATTTGCCAATATCTTCCGCAATCCCCGGGTAAGTATAGCCGTATTTGATAACTATATCGATTTCAGTCACATTGGCGGGCTGCGACTGGATGGCATTGCCGCCGTTTATGAGATAGGGCATCCCTTGTACGAGAAAGGGGCGGCATTGCGGGGAATTTCTGTCGAACGCCTGGCCGGCATGGCGGTTCCTCTTCACTTGATCGCCGTGACATTGACGGCAGGAGATTTTCTCTGGCATGGATTTAAGAATGACGGTGGTTTTGCGCATCAACGGTATTACTGGCAATAA
- the hutW gene encoding heme anaerobic degradation radical SAM methyltransferase ChuW/HutW — protein MLLQELYDRQSPAERAFLFGCEGVDALTAAFPHKRVVHAGLEGTVVAPAEAQQIWKGLLAQPPQSQPTQSAYIHIPFCKTKCLYCGFFQNGENQQAENRYIDCLLEDIRRDAAQPRLRDSLIHSVFIGGGTPTSLSVPNVKRLLQAIRAYLPLANDYELTLEGRIHDLVPEKMEVWLANGVNRISLGVQSFHTAVRRNVGRLDDTETVLKRLAALKAYNQCVVVIDLIYGLPGQSMAVWQEDLRILSAYDIDGADLYQLNVFEDSDLQRRIADGTLPPAATTAEQAEMFAFARDYLKKRNYRRVNICHWSNTNRERSLYNSLTRQGVPMFPFGSGAGGNLDGYSTMLHRALEPYEMAVDQGEKPFMALLKQSAQQPLVNALLKQLEQRYIDLRQLVSYQERLKELKWLFDLWQERGLLRDNGVCYELTEAGEFWQVNIAQSTLECMEYLVTGKKQLQMQGVAAQDTGKQGRIDAKAEAIVKVMKEMKENGGSRMAAMQEMAEAMRSMTAEEMQAVMKRMRP, from the coding sequence ATGTTGTTACAGGAGTTATATGACAGGCAGTCGCCGGCAGAACGGGCGTTTCTGTTCGGCTGTGAAGGCGTTGATGCGTTGACGGCGGCCTTCCCGCACAAACGAGTCGTTCACGCCGGTTTGGAAGGAACTGTCGTGGCGCCTGCTGAGGCCCAGCAGATATGGAAAGGACTGTTGGCGCAGCCGCCGCAGTCGCAGCCTACGCAGTCCGCTTATATTCATATTCCTTTTTGCAAAACAAAGTGCCTGTATTGCGGTTTTTTTCAAAATGGCGAAAATCAGCAGGCTGAAAACCGATACATAGATTGCCTCTTGGAAGATATCAGAAGGGATGCGGCGCAACCCCGGTTGCGCGACAGTCTGATTCATTCCGTCTTTATCGGCGGCGGCACGCCGACGAGTTTATCCGTTCCTAACGTCAAACGTCTGCTGCAGGCAATTCGCGCGTATTTGCCGTTGGCTAATGATTATGAGCTGACCTTGGAGGGACGAATTCATGATCTGGTACCTGAAAAGATGGAAGTTTGGCTGGCAAACGGTGTAAACCGTATCTCTCTCGGCGTACAGTCTTTTCATACGGCAGTGCGTCGTAATGTCGGCCGTCTTGATGATACGGAAACGGTTTTGAAACGGCTGGCCGCCTTGAAAGCCTATAACCAATGCGTTGTCGTGATCGATCTGATCTATGGGCTGCCGGGGCAGTCGATGGCGGTTTGGCAAGAGGATCTGCGCATTTTATCTGCCTATGATATTGACGGCGCCGATTTATATCAGCTCAATGTTTTTGAAGACAGCGATCTGCAAAGACGAATTGCCGACGGGACCTTGCCGCCGGCGGCGACGACGGCAGAGCAGGCCGAAATGTTTGCCTTTGCCAGGGATTATTTGAAAAAACGCAATTACAGACGTGTCAATATTTGTCATTGGAGCAATACGAACCGCGAAAGAAGTCTCTATAACTCACTGACACGACAAGGCGTACCGATGTTCCCGTTCGGCAGTGGCGCCGGCGGCAACCTTGACGGCTACAGTACGATGCTGCACCGGGCTTTGGAGCCGTACGAAATGGCGGTGGATCAGGGAGAAAAGCCGTTTATGGCGCTGCTGAAGCAATCGGCGCAACAGCCTTTGGTTAATGCGTTGCTGAAACAGTTGGAGCAGCGGTATATTGACCTCCGGCAGCTGGTTTCCTATCAGGAGCGGCTGAAGGAGTTGAAATGGCTCTTCGATTTGTGGCAGGAACGGGGCTTATTGCGCGATAACGGTGTTTGTTACGAACTGACCGAAGCCGGTGAATTCTGGCAGGTCAACATTGCCCAATCTACGTTAGAGTGTATGGAATATTTAGTAACGGGAAAGAAACAGCTCCAGATGCAAGGAGTGGCAGCGCAGGATACGGGAAAGCAAGGGCGTATTGACGCCAAGGCCGAGGCGATCGTAAAGGTCATGAAAGAAATGAAGGAAAATGGCGGCAGCCGTATGGCGGCTATGCAGGAGATGGCGGAAGCCATGCGGTCCATGACGGCAGAGGAAATGCAGGCTGTCATGAAGCGGATGCGGCCGTAA
- a CDS encoding helix-turn-helix domain-containing protein, with product MKHVEEMKGLHGIGRDHTFTIHDETGTAKMRYYAVHPGISLMYADVHMPGFSCEGRPMADVFAINHCEEGRIECSFHNGEYLYMGPGDMSFGWRRRTAYCHEAFFPAAHYHGVSLLVSVSQAQPVLDSRLGEDSIDLRLFCSRFCEEGAEFSLIMQENDEIKHLFYELYHVPERIKAQYYRLKVFEILLFLSIIDELSVKRNPVFPKQQVDIVKAIQQEITQHMARHFTVEQLARKYGIAPSTLKKCFKGVYGCTIPQYIKEYRIGQAKKQLIHTQNSILEIANKVGYENGSKFAVAFQKITGRLPGEFRRNY from the coding sequence ATGAAACACGTTGAGGAAATGAAAGGATTGCATGGCATTGGCCGTGATCATACGTTTACCATCCATGATGAAACCGGTACGGCGAAAATGCGATATTACGCTGTTCATCCCGGTATTTCTTTAATGTATGCCGACGTGCACATGCCGGGTTTTTCGTGTGAAGGAAGGCCGATGGCAGATGTGTTCGCTATTAACCACTGTGAAGAAGGTCGGATCGAATGCAGCTTTCATAACGGCGAATATCTGTACATGGGGCCGGGAGATATGTCTTTCGGCTGGCGGCGGAGAACGGCTTATTGCCATGAAGCCTTTTTTCCCGCTGCCCACTATCATGGAGTATCGTTGTTGGTCTCCGTTTCGCAGGCGCAGCCTGTTTTGGATTCCCGCCTCGGCGAGGATTCGATTGATTTGCGCCTCTTTTGCTCCCGCTTTTGCGAGGAAGGGGCGGAATTTTCATTGATCATGCAGGAAAATGATGAAATTAAGCACCTTTTCTATGAATTGTATCATGTGCCGGAACGGATCAAGGCGCAGTATTATCGTTTAAAAGTATTTGAAATTTTGCTGTTTCTCAGCATTATTGATGAGCTTTCTGTAAAAAGAAATCCCGTATTTCCGAAGCAGCAGGTCGATATCGTGAAAGCCATTCAGCAGGAAATCACGCAGCATATGGCGCGGCATTTTACGGTAGAGCAACTGGCCAGAAAATATGGAATCGCCCCGTCGACACTGAAAAAATGCTTTAAAGGCGTTTACGGATGTACGATTCCGCAATATATCAAGGAATACCGCATCGGCCAGGCGAAGAAGCAATTGATCCACACGCAAAACAGCATTTTGGAAATTGCCAATAAGGTAGGCTACGAAAATGGCAGCAAATTTGCCGTTGCCTTCCAAAAAATAACGGGACGTCTGCCGGGAGAATTCAGACGAAATTATTAA
- a CDS encoding ExbD/TolR family protein gives MFNRHRMKRKPQFMIIPMIDIIFFLLVFFMMNSLQTVAQKALSVQLPQAQSASAPAQLPIILTLDAEGHITVDNKPVSLHEADQIMKQHMSENNHASVILQADKRTAHGQVVAVMDMLKGAGVKRLAIAAEQKG, from the coding sequence ATGTTTAATCGCCATCGGATGAAGAGGAAGCCGCAATTTATGATCATTCCCATGATCGATATCATTTTCTTTCTTCTCGTCTTTTTTATGATGAACAGCTTGCAGACGGTGGCGCAGAAAGCCTTGTCCGTACAGCTGCCGCAGGCACAGAGCGCTTCGGCGCCGGCGCAGCTGCCGATTATTCTGACGTTGGATGCCGAAGGGCACATTACAGTTGATAATAAACCGGTCAGCTTGCATGAAGCGGATCAGATCATGAAGCAGCATATGTCGGAAAACAATCATGCTTCCGTTATTTTGCAGGCTGATAAGCGTACGGCGCACGGACAGGTCGTCGCCGTCATGGATATGTTGAAGGGAGCCGGGGTTAAGCGGCTGGCCATTGCTGCAGAGCAGAAAGGATAG
- a CDS encoding TonB-dependent receptor plug domain-containing protein, whose protein sequence is MRNRYGIARKQTALFCAVLLWMSLPVYGADGPTESAGVTTRDIQVRADAAKEAAKYESQSTTIITKEDIAKKQAKSVEDIIFNETGMNRAVDAMGRVTVSIRGAEPRHTLILVDGQPVMGDFAKYSGQGDELQRLGTENVERIEIIRGAASAKYGADAIGGVVNVITRKPAKSAGMQVNVEGRRVRGDGDLLPYPSFFLRADSGQIGKMRFTAYGGKRDVMPVYSAALFHGGMNTTEPIRNSLRYYGAIKNIGVLATYDIDARNKIDVGIDRANEEMERFVKHSDDSPDPVVNYRRKVNRNTYRIGYAGNDGGKTDWQIDADYAKMREHDITLSSVAAYSSYEGKNSLEYLDNIIHKQWNIKASANTQINDAHLLTYGFGYSRENGEGSRLKSARNIKTQHIDPWDYDKNLHSDKGVGAPQSHVYDYAMYLDEKGIPQYDQAYELYGYKNEAGKSVVPAYTYQDYVDNVDDEERIAAFSRQLREENPSLQVEDEWGEIPDDDIVMRRYYDAKTLKWHGKTFQEESANRCNRQTIGQAEISKQHFFVQDTWQINKDTLVTPVLRLDHSSLFGSNVSFNVGLTHALGGSSTQRVKANIGTGYTEPGMGELYYNWEMYAGMPYDLGIGKLGYYWFGNPNLKPEKSFNFDLGFEAEKGKTATRVNVFHNRIKDYMTTYFTGKLMNFYPDAGVNTWITPPDMIYSFKNIGKAEITGLEAELSHQFNDHWSGKLGYTYLHAVNKSDPDMPDQLLNKPQHKFDIGVTYDNRKTGWRVSLWGDYYIHMLDSNTIANNGNYVHNDIGDGQPVYTFAEKGKQTYQKKTFGIWNLLIQKRFDKDAIAYAGIDNLFNHRDDDQATQERVYKFGVNMKFGAAVQPAEKKAAAPNVAKIFTHSEPWFIHVPFDLQKPKGVALIGDYRLRWNAFGGKQKPADARVTAVSSVGSAYKNYLEKAGHGFEQRFRLGLDARIGRYTNITLLGGASGISGVDTAQDIAGSRGLGRQRLEAVDLMQHVRKWDFSLGRLTEPMGVTGYWFGKTFDGVRAIWTSGKNQVRLGYGDFSASTGINDSAYTHAVTKIFMRPPTKHEWLGQDQPENYALHGEYSDMTIRTPGFESLYQKLVKAGSLEEEKKIIDTYMAVIKKDKPGLYEKLSKRSGQYYMNSYIWRKVTVKDAAGKIVKEVITTDVPVVYVKNTTFDKAKIQQDGEETWRRLMAMTGENGEEWDDYIQDSSLVREGAYHITSEFYGYGIYTGKEVLEDLGADHKGKRYAGLPVNKLKAGDIQPLTQAEAKNRASSSLWNRDTAWMTVYKKLPNGNGIQGYKAAPISPIAKRVLFWLAGDMWKPEDDSTLPLHLLEKEGYLIAQMGTVLVQDQLPALDRAFFVQAKHEITPNFGVAAWYLRSVGDDKHTYAAAHGDGNDLASFDTLANVIGIGAKYRFGKQASVSFDYGQNRTDFGRYMNGHTVYVHQAGTSGFTMGGRTGGGTPHFWTVRFDIGRADTDKPGSWNAFADYKYFQHGSFFGGNGTEGVPDRYLDGMCSFTLGAGYVPARNFLLEAFYTFDAKGIGKRDTLYGSENFTLGDYTRIQATYRF, encoded by the coding sequence ATGAGGAACCGATACGGCATAGCCCGGAAACAAACGGCGCTTTTCTGTGCCGTCTTACTGTGGATGTCGCTGCCTGTCTACGGGGCAGATGGGCCGACGGAGAGTGCCGGCGTTACGACGCGCGATATCCAGGTGCGGGCGGACGCGGCGAAGGAAGCGGCCAAGTACGAGTCGCAGAGCACGACGATCATCACGAAGGAAGATATAGCAAAGAAGCAGGCGAAATCGGTAGAAGACATCATCTTCAATGAAACCGGAATGAATCGCGCTGTGGATGCCATGGGGCGCGTTACTGTTTCGATCCGCGGCGCCGAACCGCGGCACACGCTCATTCTCGTTGACGGGCAGCCCGTCATGGGCGACTTTGCCAAATACAGCGGCCAAGGCGATGAGCTGCAACGGCTGGGAACGGAAAATGTGGAACGCATCGAAATCATCCGCGGCGCCGCCTCGGCCAAGTACGGCGCCGACGCTATCGGCGGCGTCGTCAACGTTATTACGCGCAAACCGGCAAAATCGGCGGGAATGCAGGTCAATGTCGAAGGACGGCGTGTCCGCGGTGACGGCGATTTGTTGCCGTATCCGAGTTTTTTCCTTCGCGCCGATTCCGGCCAGATCGGTAAAATGCGTTTTACCGCTTATGGCGGCAAGCGAGACGTCATGCCTGTTTATAGTGCGGCTCTTTTTCACGGCGGCATGAATACAACAGAGCCGATTCGCAATTCGTTGCGATATTACGGCGCTATTAAAAATATCGGCGTACTGGCAACGTATGACATTGATGCCAGAAACAAGATCGACGTCGGCATAGACCGGGCGAATGAAGAGATGGAACGATTTGTCAAGCATTCTGACGACAGCCCGGATCCCGTAGTCAACTATAGGCGAAAGGTAAACCGTAATACTTACCGTATCGGCTATGCAGGAAACGACGGCGGCAAGACGGATTGGCAGATCGATGCGGATTATGCCAAGATGAGAGAGCATGATATTACCTTGTCTTCCGTTGCGGCGTATTCCTCCTATGAAGGAAAGAATTCTTTGGAATATCTGGATAACATTATACATAAGCAATGGAATATAAAAGCAAGCGCAAATACGCAAATTAATGACGCGCATTTGCTGACCTATGGATTCGGGTACAGCAGGGAAAATGGCGAAGGCAGCCGATTGAAAAGTGCAAGGAATATCAAAACTCAACATATTGATCCTTGGGATTACGATAAAAATCTGCATAGTGATAAAGGTGTCGGCGCGCCGCAATCTCATGTTTACGATTATGCCATGTATCTGGATGAAAAAGGCATTCCCCAGTATGATCAAGCATATGAGTTGTATGGCTATAAAAATGAAGCCGGCAAGTCTGTGGTACCGGCCTATACTTATCAGGATTATGTCGATAATGTGGATGACGAAGAACGCATTGCCGCCTTTTCCCGTCAGCTGCGCGAAGAGAACCCGTCCTTGCAGGTGGAAGACGAATGGGGAGAAATACCTGATGACGATATCGTCATGCGCAGGTATTATGATGCGAAAACGTTGAAGTGGCACGGCAAGACGTTTCAGGAAGAATCGGCCAATCGCTGTAACCGCCAAACGATTGGACAAGCGGAAATCAGCAAACAACATTTCTTCGTTCAAGATACGTGGCAAATCAATAAGGATACGTTGGTGACTCCTGTATTACGATTGGATCACAGCAGTCTCTTCGGTTCGAATGTGAGTTTTAATGTGGGACTTACGCATGCTCTTGGCGGATCTTCCACACAACGGGTTAAGGCTAATATCGGCACCGGGTATACGGAACCGGGAATGGGAGAATTATACTATAATTGGGAAATGTATGCCGGTATGCCTTATGACCTGGGAATAGGAAAGTTAGGATATTACTGGTTTGGCAATCCGAACTTAAAACCGGAGAAGTCATTTAATTTCGACCTTGGCTTTGAAGCGGAAAAGGGTAAGACCGCAACGCGGGTAAATGTGTTCCATAATCGTATTAAGGATTATATGACCACCTATTTTACAGGAAAACTTATGAATTTCTATCCCGATGCGGGTGTAAACACGTGGATCACACCGCCGGACATGATCTACAGCTTCAAAAATATAGGAAAAGCTGAAATTACGGGGCTGGAAGCGGAATTATCCCATCAATTCAATGATCATTGGTCCGGGAAATTGGGCTATACATATTTGCATGCCGTCAATAAAAGTGATCCGGATATGCCCGATCAATTGCTGAATAAACCGCAGCATAAGTTTGATATAGGTGTTACCTATGATAATCGGAAAACCGGCTGGCGAGTTTCTTTGTGGGGTGATTATTACATTCATATGTTGGACAGCAACACGATTGCCAATAATGGGAATTATGTCCATAATGACATCGGTGATGGGCAACCGGTGTATACATTTGCGGAAAAGGGGAAGCAAACCTACCAGAAAAAAACATTCGGCATATGGAATCTCCTGATTCAAAAGAGGTTTGATAAAGATGCGATTGCTTATGCGGGAATAGACAATCTCTTTAATCATCGTGATGATGATCAGGCAACGCAGGAACGGGTATATAAATTCGGTGTAAATATGAAATTCGGAGCTGCGGTGCAACCTGCCGAGAAAAAGGCTGCGGCCCCGAACGTTGCGAAGATATTCACACATAGCGAGCCGTGGTTTATTCATGTGCCGTTTGACTTGCAGAAACCGAAAGGTGTCGCATTGATTGGTGACTATCGGTTGCGTTGGAATGCCTTTGGCGGTAAACAAAAGCCGGCAGACGCCCGGGTTACGGCTGTGTCCAGCGTCGGGTCGGCGTATAAGAATTATCTGGAAAAAGCTGGGCACGGCTTTGAACAGCGTTTTCGACTTGGGCTTGATGCCCGAATCGGCCGGTATACGAATATCACGCTGTTAGGCGGTGCTTCTGGCATAAGCGGCGTCGATACGGCGCAGGACATTGCCGGATCCAGAGGCTTGGGCCGGCAGCGCCTTGAAGCGGTTGACCTCATGCAACATGTGCGTAAATGGGATTTTTCTCTTGGCCGTTTAACGGAACCGATGGGTGTTACCGGCTATTGGTTCGGAAAGACATTTGACGGCGTCCGCGCTATATGGACGAGTGGAAAGAATCAGGTGCGTTTGGGCTATGGCGATTTTAGCGCTAGTACGGGGATCAACGATTCGGCGTACACGCATGCTGTAACGAAGATTTTTATGCGTCCGCCGACTAAACATGAATGGTTGGGGCAGGACCAACCGGAAAATTATGCGCTTCACGGTGAATACAGCGACATGACGATACGGACACCGGGGTTTGAAAGCCTGTATCAGAAGTTGGTGAAAGCAGGCTCCTTGGAGGAAGAAAAGAAAATTATTGATACCTACATGGCCGTTATCAAGAAAGATAAGCCCGGCTTGTATGAAAAACTGAGCAAGCGCAGCGGTCAGTATTATATGAATAGCTATATCTGGAGAAAGGTTACGGTAAAAGACGCGGCCGGCAAGATTGTCAAAGAAGTTATTACTACGGATGTACCGGTCGTATATGTCAAAAATACAACTTTCGATAAAGCGAAGATTCAGCAAGACGGAGAAGAAACATGGCGGCGTCTGATGGCGATGACCGGTGAAAACGGAGAAGAGTGGGATGACTATATTCAAGATTCGTCTTTAGTACGCGAAGGCGCATATCATATAACTTCTGAATTTTACGGCTACGGCATATATACGGGCAAGGAAGTATTGGAAGACCTCGGTGCAGACCACAAAGGAAAACGATACGCAGGGCTTCCTGTGAATAAGTTGAAAGCCGGAGATATTCAGCCGCTGACGCAGGCAGAAGCTAAAAACAGAGCGTCGTCTTCGTTGTGGAACAGAGATACGGCGTGGATGACGGTGTATAAAAAATTGCCTAATGGTAATGGTATTCAAGGCTATAAGGCGGCTCCTATCTCCCCGATCGCTAAGCGCGTGCTTTTCTGGTTGGCAGGGGATATGTGGAAGCCGGAAGATGACAGTACGCTGCCGTTGCACTTATTAGAAAAAGAAGGGTATTTGATCGCGCAGATGGGAACCGTTCTGGTACAGGATCAGCTTCCGGCACTTGATCGGGCCTTCTTCGTCCAGGCCAAGCACGAAATTACGCCGAACTTCGGCGTAGCCGCCTGGTACCTGCGCTCCGTAGGGGACGATAAGCACACTTATGCGGCGGCTCACGGCGACGGCAACGACCTGGCATCTTTCGACACGTTGGCCAATGTCATCGGCATCGGCGCCAAGTACCGCTTTGGGAAGCAGGCGTCCGTATCCTTCGATTACGGCCAGAACCGTACTGACTTCGGCCGGTACATGAACGGCCATACGGTGTACGTTCATCAGGCGGGAACGTCGGGCTTTACGATGGGCGGCAGAACGGGCGGCGGGACGCCGCACTTCTGGACGGTACGATTCGACATCGGCCGGGCCGACACGGACAAGCCGGGAAGCTGGAACGCCTTTGCCGACTACAAATACTTCCAGCACGGGTCTTTCTTCGGGGGGAACGGAACGGAAGGCGTACCGGACCGGTACCTGGACGGCATGTGCAGTTTCACGCTCGGAGCGGGCTACGTACCGGCCAGGAATTTCCTGCTGGAAGCGTTTTATACCTTTGACGCCAAAGGCATCGGCAAGCGGGATACGCTCTACGGCAGTGAAAACTTCACGCTCGGCGATTACACGCGCATTCAGGCGACGTACAGATTCTGA
- a CDS encoding flavodoxin family protein, whose amino-acid sequence MKTVVLYSSRTGNTKKVAEAIASVLPAGTPCLPVGEAPADLEEYDCVFLGFWVDRGTVNEEAKNVLSGLQNKHVAVFATLGAPPDSVHALTALDNAAALLPSGKAPAGRFICQGAVDPKLIEMMYQKFPAGSPHGKSPERDAMHAEAAKHPNEEDFAKAKAFAAEVLKGVAEA is encoded by the coding sequence TTGAAAACGGTTGTCTTGTACTCATCACGCACTGGGAATACGAAAAAGGTGGCTGAAGCGATCGCTTCCGTCTTGCCGGCGGGCACTCCCTGCTTGCCGGTCGGCGAAGCGCCGGCTGATCTGGAAGAATACGATTGCGTATTCCTCGGCTTCTGGGTAGATCGCGGTACTGTCAATGAGGAAGCGAAAAACGTTTTATCCGGGTTGCAGAATAAGCATGTTGCTGTTTTTGCGACACTCGGCGCACCGCCTGATTCGGTGCATGCCCTGACTGCATTGGACAATGCGGCGGCGTTGCTGCCGTCGGGAAAGGCGCCGGCCGGTCGGTTTATTTGCCAAGGAGCCGTTGATCCCAAGCTGATTGAAATGATGTATCAGAAGTTTCCTGCCGGTTCTCCCCATGGCAAGAGTCCCGAACGGGACGCCATGCATGCCGAGGCGGCAAAACATCCGAATGAAGAGGATTTTGCCAAGGCCAAAGCCTTTGCAGCAGAGGTGTTGAAAGGAGTGGCAGAGGCATAG